From Candidatus Hydrogenedentota bacterium, the proteins below share one genomic window:
- a CDS encoding response regulator — MEGRDGCQRLLIVDDDPAIRGVMERWFVRRGFIVSVACDGVEAVQQCRTGTFDLVTMDLEMPRMNGVEAIRVIKRENPEIPVIVVTGYAHGAEALRGETIEAVLAKPLRMAEIEAAVRAVLDRVRRPSQVNKDPEELCAALP; from the coding sequence ATGGAAGGCAGGGATGGGTGTCAGAGGCTCCTGATTGTTGACGATGACCCGGCCATACGCGGTGTCATGGAGCGGTGGTTTGTGCGGCGGGGCTTCATCGTCTCGGTGGCCTGCGACGGGGTGGAGGCGGTTCAGCAATGCCGGACCGGCACCTTTGACCTGGTCACCATGGACTTGGAAATGCCCCGCATGAACGGGGTCGAGGCCATCCGCGTCATCAAGCGCGAAAATCCGGAAATTCCCGTCATCGTGGTGACCGGATACGCGCACGGCGCGGAGGCGCTGCGCGGGGAAACAATCGAGGCGGTGCTTGCCAAACCCCTGCGCATGGCGGAGATTGAGGCGGCGGTGCGCGCCGTGTTGGACAGGGTTCGCCGGCCCTCACAAGTCAACAAAGACCCTGAAGAACTCTGCGCCGCCCTCCCGTGA
- a CDS encoding PilT/PilU family type 4a pilus ATPase, which yields MFIGSQSTSTLVDIFRIGLHEVIRATGLPEEVKFETNACAMVLRGTDLGNRIDYLRIVFTAKPGVSQADVEKALASTRINGRVKVDQDSVKLILPPFEWRQMQQLLPIDALVEHFCKHSLRSATWELNVERYVDFGFNINKLIEEMKRRKASDLHLRAGNKPFIRVDNDLTPLDNCPAITAEDMRQFILQLGGPNEMRLLETERESSFQYHAVGVGYLRCSGYIKQNAMALAIRLIPESPLPFNALNIPEVVASVCNKHRGLFLVCGVTGSGKSTTLAAMIDFINERRRCHIITVEDPIEYVYSDKASIISQRQVGRDTHSFANALRGALREDPDVILVGEMRDIETIRAGLSAAETGHLVFSTLHTTTSVDTVNRMISYFPQNERDLIRQEIAYTLQGVVCQRLLKRIGGGRIPAVEILLGGRPIVRDAILDGDLDKLWGIIEVDSDMRSFDQYAVELYQKGLVTKEEAISACSNEEGFQRVISGIKSTEGRRLLK from the coding sequence ATGTTCATCGGCAGTCAATCCACCAGCACCCTCGTAGACATATTCCGGATCGGCCTCCACGAGGTCATCAGGGCCACGGGCCTTCCGGAAGAGGTGAAGTTCGAGACGAACGCCTGCGCGATGGTCCTGCGCGGCACAGACCTGGGAAACCGGATTGACTACCTGCGGATTGTCTTCACCGCCAAGCCGGGCGTTTCCCAGGCCGATGTGGAGAAGGCGCTCGCCTCCACCCGCATCAACGGCCGCGTCAAGGTTGACCAGGATTCCGTCAAACTGATCCTGCCCCCCTTCGAGTGGCGGCAGATGCAGCAGTTGTTGCCGATTGACGCCCTGGTGGAGCATTTCTGCAAGCACTCGCTGCGCTCCGCCACCTGGGAGCTGAACGTCGAGCGCTATGTGGATTTCGGCTTCAACATCAACAAGCTGATCGAGGAGATGAAGCGCCGCAAGGCCTCCGACCTGCACCTGCGCGCCGGAAACAAGCCCTTCATCCGCGTGGACAACGACCTGACTCCGCTGGACAATTGTCCGGCCATCACGGCGGAGGACATGCGCCAGTTCATCCTCCAGCTTGGCGGCCCCAACGAGATGCGCCTGCTTGAGACCGAGCGCGAGTCCAGCTTCCAATACCACGCCGTCGGAGTCGGCTACCTGCGCTGCTCGGGCTACATCAAGCAGAACGCCATGGCCCTGGCCATCCGCCTCATCCCCGAGTCGCCCCTGCCCTTCAACGCGCTGAACATTCCCGAGGTCGTGGCCTCGGTCTGCAACAAGCACCGCGGCCTCTTCCTGGTCTGCGGCGTCACCGGCTCGGGCAAGTCCACCACCCTGGCCGCCATGATTGACTTCATCAACGAGCGCCGACGCTGCCACATCATCACCGTCGAGGACCCCATCGAGTACGTGTACTCGGACAAGGCCAGCATCATCTCGCAGCGGCAGGTGGGCCGCGACACCCACTCCTTCGCGAACGCCCTGCGCGGCGCACTGCGCGAGGACCCGGACGTGATTCTCGTCGGTGAAATGCGCGACATCGAGACCATCCGCGCCGGCCTGAGCGCCGCCGAGACGGGCCACCTCGTCTTCAGCACCCTGCACACGACGACGTCGGTGGACACGGTCAACCGCATGATCAGTTACTTCCCGCAGAACGAGCGCGACCTGATCCGCCAGGAGATCGCATACACCCTCCAGGGCGTGGTCTGCCAGCGCCTGCTCAAGCGCATCGGCGGCGGCCGCATCCCCGCGGTGGAAATCCTCCTGGGCGGACGGCCCATCGTCCGCGACGCCATCCTTGACGGCGACCTGGACAAGCTCTGGGGCATCATCGAGGTGGACAGCGACATGCGCAGCTTTGACCAGTACGCCGTGGAGCTCTACCAGAAGGGGCTGGTGACGAAGGAGGAGGCCATCTCCGCGTGCAGCAACGAGGAGGGCTTCCAGCGCGTGATTTCGGGCATCAAGTCCACCGAGGGCCGCCGCCTCCTCAAGTGA
- a CDS encoding DMT family transporter, with product MKPRGRHTAAYAALAFSALGWALAPVFIRLLSPHYDPYTQSFARYVSAAAALLPWCAAVYPRELRQALGRWRTLLAISLLVVCMQTAWTMAIYHTTATSAQLIAKLQVPMVVLLSYAVFHEERGVILNPLYLIGALLAFAGVMGVLMREPGAGPLPAFDLAFGLLMFVNVCWALYIVGSRHTCKDLHPVPMFTVVAVMVTAGFLPVMLVMGDVSLLVSAGPGVGLLAFVSGMVSISGAHCAFHYAQVRLGAAFCTTMHLLNPLATYLIALALWPDEAMNAAQWAGAAVLVTGSLLVVRAQKRAAPPPAPE from the coding sequence ATGAAGCCGCGCGGGCGTCACACGGCGGCCTATGCGGCGCTGGCGTTCTCGGCGCTGGGCTGGGCGCTCGCGCCGGTGTTCATCCGGCTGCTCTCGCCGCACTACGACCCCTACACACAGTCCTTCGCGCGGTATGTGAGCGCGGCGGCGGCGCTGCTGCCGTGGTGCGCGGCGGTGTACCCCCGCGAGCTGCGCCAGGCGCTGGGGCGCTGGCGCACCCTGCTGGCCATCAGCCTGCTGGTGGTGTGCATGCAGACGGCGTGGACCATGGCCATCTACCACACGACGGCCACGTCGGCGCAGCTCATCGCGAAGCTCCAGGTGCCCATGGTGGTGCTGCTAAGCTACGCCGTGTTTCACGAGGAGCGCGGCGTGATCCTCAACCCCCTGTACCTGATCGGGGCGCTGCTGGCGTTCGCGGGGGTGATGGGCGTGCTGATGCGGGAGCCCGGCGCGGGGCCGCTGCCGGCCTTCGATCTGGCCTTCGGCCTGCTGATGTTTGTGAACGTGTGCTGGGCGCTTTACATCGTGGGGAGCCGGCACACCTGCAAGGACCTGCACCCGGTGCCCATGTTCACCGTGGTGGCCGTGATGGTGACGGCGGGTTTCCTGCCGGTGATGCTGGTGATGGGCGACGTTTCGCTGCTGGTGTCGGCGGGGCCGGGCGTGGGCCTGCTGGCCTTTGTGTCCGGGATGGTGAGCATCAGCGGGGCGCACTGCGCGTTCCACTACGCGCAGGTGCGGCTGGGGGCGGCGTTCTGCACGACCATGCACCTTTTGAACCCGCTGGCGACCTATCTCATCGCGCTGGCGCTGTGGCCGGACGAGGCGATGAACGCGGCGCAGTGGGCTGGCGCGGCGGTGCTGGTGACGGGGAGCCTGCTGGTGGTGCGGGCGCAGAAGCGCGCCGCGCCGCCGCCCGCGCCGGAGTGA
- the leuB gene encoding 3-isopropylmalate dehydrogenase, with the protein MKTHTVAVLEGDGIGPEITREAVRVLRAVEEQSEHRFELNYAPFGGQAWFTHGCAFPEETVAVCDAADAILKGPIGLGTEASRQIPVNEQPERAGLLPLRRRYNTYANIRPVWLPPELLRFSPLRAERIPNGIDIVMIRELVGGLYFGDKTEGRTEEGDRFVKESLDYSEVEIRQILVAGFEEARRRRGVLHSVHKSNVLLSSVLWNDVLDEVAREYPDVELRDIIVDAAAAALVLRPDQFDVMVMENMFGDILSDLAGGILGSLGLMPSACIGAEKSYYEPSHGSAPDIAGRGVANPYSMIGSAALMLEKSFGMKAEADRVWAALRGVFAGGFVTADLAGPGSEDRVLGTAEFGDRVVAALEK; encoded by the coding sequence ATGAAGACACACACGGTAGCGGTATTGGAAGGCGACGGGATCGGCCCGGAAATCACGCGCGAGGCGGTGCGGGTGCTCCGCGCGGTGGAGGAACAGTCGGAGCACCGCTTCGAGCTGAACTACGCGCCCTTCGGCGGGCAGGCGTGGTTCACGCACGGCTGCGCGTTCCCGGAGGAGACTGTGGCGGTCTGCGACGCGGCGGACGCCATATTGAAGGGGCCGATAGGGCTGGGGACGGAGGCGTCGCGGCAGATTCCGGTGAACGAGCAGCCCGAGCGCGCGGGGCTGCTGCCCCTGCGGCGCCGCTACAACACCTACGCGAACATCCGGCCCGTGTGGCTGCCGCCGGAGCTGCTGCGCTTCTCGCCGCTGCGCGCGGAGCGCATACCCAACGGGATAGACATCGTGATGATCCGCGAGCTGGTGGGCGGACTCTATTTCGGGGACAAGACGGAGGGGCGCACGGAGGAGGGCGACCGCTTTGTGAAGGAGTCGCTGGACTACAGCGAGGTGGAAATCCGTCAGATACTGGTGGCGGGCTTCGAGGAGGCGCGCCGCAGGCGCGGGGTGCTGCACAGCGTGCACAAGAGCAACGTGCTCCTGTCGAGCGTGCTGTGGAACGACGTGCTGGACGAGGTGGCGCGGGAGTATCCGGACGTGGAGCTGCGCGACATCATCGTGGACGCGGCGGCGGCGGCGCTGGTGCTGCGCCCGGACCAGTTCGACGTGATGGTGATGGAGAACATGTTCGGGGACATCCTGAGCGACCTGGCCGGGGGCATTCTGGGTTCGCTGGGGCTGATGCCGTCGGCGTGCATCGGCGCGGAGAAGTCTTACTACGAGCCCTCGCACGGGTCGGCACCGGACATTGCCGGACGGGGTGTGGCCAACCCGTACAGCATGATCGGGTCCGCGGCGCTGATGCTGGAGAAGAGTTTCGGCATGAAGGCCGAGGCGGACCGCGTCTGGGCGGCGCTGCGCGGGGTCTTCGCCGGGGGCTTTGTGACGGCGGACCTCGCCGGGCCCGGCTCGGAGGACCGCGTGCTGGGCACGGCGGAGTTCGGCGACCGGGTCGTCGCCGCGCTGGAAAAATGA